Proteins from a genomic interval of Candidatus Methylomirabilota bacterium:
- a CDS encoding ferredoxin--nitrite reductase — protein MNKIEALKTEKDGLDVQEDLVRFAREGWKTIGDDDKERLKWVGVFMRRPTPGHFMMRIRMPNGIVTSDQVRLLAQVTRESGRAIADITTRQQLQLRWVTIERVPEIIARLEAAGLTSLQTGMDNIRGIIGCPATGLTPGELIDTAPIAREFQSIFLGNKEFTNLPRKFNVTITGCLEHCTSGETQDISMTPALAPGSDGAEIAGFNVAVGGKQGSGGPTLAWPLDAFVRPEEAAAACAAIALVYRDHGPRESR, from the coding sequence ATGAACAAGATCGAGGCGCTGAAAACCGAGAAGGACGGGCTCGACGTCCAGGAGGACCTCGTCCGCTTCGCCCGCGAGGGATGGAAGACGATTGGCGACGACGACAAGGAGCGGCTCAAATGGGTGGGCGTGTTCATGCGGCGCCCGACTCCGGGGCACTTCATGATGCGCATCCGCATGCCCAACGGCATCGTCACCTCGGATCAGGTTCGGTTGCTCGCGCAGGTTACCCGCGAATCCGGCCGCGCCATCGCCGATATCACCACCCGCCAGCAGCTCCAGCTCCGCTGGGTCACCATCGAGCGCGTGCCGGAGATCATCGCGCGACTGGAGGCGGCAGGACTCACGAGCCTGCAGACGGGCATGGACAATATTCGCGGGATCATCGGCTGCCCGGCCACGGGGCTGACGCCAGGCGAGCTGATCGATACCGCGCCCATCGCGCGCGAGTTCCAGTCGATCTTCCTGGGCAACAAGGAGTTCACCAACCTGCCGCGGAAGTTCAACGTCACCATCACGGGCTGTCTCGAGCACTGCACCTCCGGGGAGACCCAGGACATCTCGATGACGCCGGCCCTCGCGCCGGGGTCTGACGGCGCGGAGATTGCCGGCTTCAACGTGGCGGTGGGCGGCAAGCAGGGCTCGGGCGGCCCGACGCTGGCCTGGCCCCTCGACGCGTTCGTGCGCCCCGAGGAGGCGGCGGCGGCCTGCGCGGCCATCGCGCTCGTCTACCGCGATCACGGGCCGCGCGAGTCGCG